From the Hevea brasiliensis isolate MT/VB/25A 57/8 chromosome 15, ASM3005281v1, whole genome shotgun sequence genome, one window contains:
- the LOC110669405 gene encoding uncharacterized protein LOC110669405 gives MSRKSNSGFLFLYYATILTVILLVTRSNSAPQAFRRDPGHPQWHHGAFHDVRDSVRSDVRRMLHTRAEVPFQVPLEVNVVLIGFNGDGGYRFTLDTHKLEEFLRTSFPSHRPSCLETGEPLDIEHHVVYNAFPAGQPELIALEKALKEAMVPAGTARETDFGREVPLFEVEATVVEPVFHKLYSYIFDMENMRHTAAENDRPVPNAIFIVNFDKVRMDPRNKEINLDSLMYGKITTLTNEDISKQEGNYVYRYRYNGGGATQVWLSSDRFVVIDLSAGPCTYGKIETEEGSVSSRTLPRIRNIMFPIGVNAISDHVSHDIFVGQLAALIATTVEHVIAPDVRFETVDLATRLLIPIIVLQNHNRYNVMEKGHNYSINIEEIESEVKRMVHDGQEVVIVGGSHALHRHEKLAIAVSKAMRGHSLQETKKDGRFHVHTKTYLDGAILKEEMERSADVLAAGLVELADPSLSSKFFLRQNWMDESDGSDDSILKHKPLWASYDSRHGKEKKKKKNKKQNEQKKQGDLHRTYGTRIIPVFVLSLADVDPHLMMEDESLVWTSNDVVIVLQHQHEKIPLSYVSETERRHALPSLAQRHILAGLASAVGGVSAPYEKASHVHERPIVNWLWAAGCHPFGPFSNTLKISKLLKDVALRNTIYARVDSALRRIRDTSEAVQAFAAEYLKTPLGEPVKGKKNKTTTELWLEKFYKKTTNLPEPFPHELVDRLEKYLDGLEEQLVDLSSLLYDHQLQDAHLNSSEILQSSMFTQQYVDHVLASEREKMKCCEIEYKYPVHSSQTYIYGGILLAGFFVYFVVIFFSNPVR, from the exons TTCTCACGGTGATTCTGCTCGTGACTCGGTCCAACTCAGCACCTCAGGCCTTTCGGAGAGACCCAGGGCATCCTCAGTGGCATCACGGCGCATTTCACGATGTCAGAGACAGCGTTCGTTCAGATGTCCGCCGGATGCTCCACACTCGCGCGGAG GTTCCGTTCCAGGTACCACTGGAGGTGAATGTGGTGCTCATTGGATTTAATGGAGATGGAGGCTATAGGTTCACCTTAGATACGCACAAGTTGGAAGAATTTCTGAGAACTAGTTTTCCATCTCACAGACCTTCATGCCTAGAGACCGGCGAGCCTCTCGATATTGAACATCATGTTGTTTATAACGCATTTCCT GCTGGGCAACCGGAACTGATTGCACTCGAGAAGGCGCTGAAGGAGGCTATGGTTCCTGCTGGGACTGCGAGAGAG ACTGATTTTGGAAGGGAGGTGCCGCTGTTTGAGGTGGAGGCAACAGTTGTGGAGCCTGTGTTTCACAAGTTGTATTCTTACATATTTGACATGGAGAATATGAGGCATACTGCTGCGGAGAATGATAGGCCTGTTCCCAATGCAATTTTTATTGTCAATTTTGATAAG GTAAGAATGGACCCCAGAAACAAGGAAATTAATCTTGATAGCTTAATGTATGGGAAAATCACCACGTTGACCAATGAGGACATTAGTAAACAAGAGGGAAACTACGTTTACCGATATCGATATAATGGAGGAGGAGCTACTCAAGTTTGGCTGAGTTCAGACAG ATTTGTTGTGATCGACCTGTCAGCAGGACCTTGCACTTATGGAAAGATTGAAACTGAAGAGGGAAGTGTCAGTTCTAGAACATTGCCACGGATACGGAACATAATGTTTCCAATAGGTGTAAATGCTATTAGTGATCATGTGTCCCATGATATCTTTGTTGGGCAACTTGCTGCTTTGATAGCAACCACAGTTGAGCATGTTATAGCTCCAGATGTTAG GTTTGAGACTGTTGACCTGGCAACAAGGTTGCTAATACCTATCATTGTGCTTCAAAACCATAATAGATATAATGTTATGGAGAAGGGTCATAATTACAGCATAAACATTGAAGAAATTGAATCAGAG GTGAAGAGGATGGTTCATGATGGACAAGAAGTTGTGATTGTAGGTGGTTCACATGCATTACATCGTCATGAGAAGTTGGCTATTGCTGTTTCAAAAGCAATGCGAGGTCATTCTTTGCAAGAAACTAAAAAGGATGGGCGATTCCATGTGCATACCAAGACTTATCTTGATGGCGCTATACTTAAGGAG GAGATGGAACGTTCTGCCGATGTGCTTGCTGCAGGTTTAGTTGAGTTGGCTGACCCATCTCTTTCAAGTAAATTTTTTCTCCGCCAG AATTGGATGGATGAATCTGATGGTTCAGATGACTCCATTCTGAAGCATAAACCTCTATGGGCTAGTTATGATTCAAGACAtggcaaggagaagaagaagaagaagaataagaaacAGAATGAACAGAAGAAACAAGGGGATCTACACCGCACTTATGGAACAAGAATTATCCCAGT CTTTGTGCTATCGTTGGCTGATGTGGACCCACACCTTATGATGGAAGACGAAAGCCTTGTTTGGACAAGCAATGATGTTGTCATTGTACTTCAGCATCAACATGAAAAGATTCCTTTGAG TTATGTATCAGAAACAGAAAGAAGGCATGCCCTTCCATCTCTAGCACAGCGGCACATATTGGCGGGGCTCGCTTCTGCTGTTGGTGGGGTGAGTGCACCATATGAGAAGGCATCTCATGTACATGAAAGGCCAATTGTAAATTGGCTCTGGGCAGCTGGTTGTCATCCATTTGGGCCATTCTCTAATACTTTGAAAATCAGTAAATTGCTGAAGGATGTTGCCTTG AGGAACACAATATATGCACGTGTGGATTCTGCTCTTCGTAGAATTCGTGATACTTCAGAG GCTGTGCAAGCATTTGCTGCAGAATATCTGAAAACCCCTCTTGGCGAGCCTGTGAAAGGCAAGAAAAACAAAACGACCACTGAACTGTGGTTAGAGAAATTCTACAAGAAAACAACCAACTTGCCTGAACCTTTTCCGCATGAATTAGTTGACAGGTTGGAGAAATACCTTGAT GGGCTTGAGGAACAGCTTGTAGATTTGTCTTCTTTGTTATATGATCACCAGTTACAAGATGCACATTTGAATAGTTCAGAAATTCTTCAGAGCTCTATGTTTACACAGCA GTATGTGGATCATGTTTTGGCAAgtgagagagagaaaatgaagtgcTGTGAAATTGAGTACAAATATCCGGTCCACTCTTCACAAACTTATATCTATGGTGGGATTCTTCTTGCTGGGTTTTTTGTATATTTTGTCGTTATTTTCTTTTCCAATCCTGTCCGTTGA
- the LOC110669406 gene encoding calcium-binding protein CP1, whose product MCPSGRSLASNTQTTSDLRAAFDILDADHDGKISRDDLRKFYAGLSSGDPNDDDVIGSMISVADFNKDGFVEYEEFKRVLDDNGKKRSRNNGVMEDVFKVMDKDGDGKLSHEDLKSYMQWAGFDASDDDIKAMMKLGGGDDKDGLSFGDLLKILSIDL is encoded by the coding sequence ATGTGTCCGTCCGGTAGAAGTTTAGCTTCAAACACCCAAACTACGTCGGATTTGAGGGCAGCTTTTGATATTCTCGACGCCGACCATGATGGGAAAATAAGCAGAGACGATCTTCGAAAGTTTTACGCCGGATTGTCAAGCGGCGACCCCAACGACGACGATGTTATAGGGTCGATGATATCTGTGGCGGACTTCAACAAAGATGGATTCGTGGAGTACGAGGAATTCAAGCGTGTTTTGGACGATAATGGAAAGAAGAGGAGTCGTAATAACGGGGTCATGGAAGACGTGTTTAAGGTTATGGACAAAGACGGGGATGGGAAATTGAGCCACGAAGATTTGAAGAGTTACATGCAGTGGGCTGGGTTTGATGCCAGCGATGATGATATTAAGGCTATGATGAAATTGGGCGGTGGGGATGATAAAGACGGTCTATCTTTTGGTGATTTGCTTAAGATTTTGTCTATTGACTTGTGA
- the LOC110669423 gene encoding uncharacterized protein LOC110669423, with the protein MKDYHTPLKEDLSNRKSKESRLKKPQKIAKKSLNGAFASVSEDVLFETVKESSDFSAISEISDANSTSQMAQSSVLEFNPVLSASLETLPLCDLTLTSKILATSADPGDVSMELYRFQKPNGSVEVDIVANFLKQARTRVLNSANADQQSKKLLDALVKVVLDEFFTVPEQTDWYFELVSTKGYVVFLCFLLWSLAVSVVFFFGLGAESYCGPPPT; encoded by the exons ATGAAGGACTATCATACTCCACTAAAGGAAGATCTCTCCAATCGGAAATCCAAGGAGTCTCGATTGAAGAAGCCTCAAAAG ATCGCTAAGAAAAGCTTGAATGGTGCGTTTGCCTCGGTTTCTGAAGATGTTTTGTTCGAGACCGTAAAGGAATCCAGTGATTTCTCTGCGATTTCAGAGATCTCAGACGCTAATTCTACCAGCCAAATGGCACAA AGTTCTGTGTTGGAGTTCAATCCGgttctttcagcttcattagaaaCATTGCCTCTCTGTGATCTTACTCTGACTTCAAAGATTCTCGCAACCTCTGCTGATCCAGGCGATGTGTCTATGGAGCTTTACCGATTCCAAAAACCAAACGGTTCTGTGGAGGTAGATATTGTGGCCAATTTCCTCAAACAAGCTCGAACTCGGGTTTTGAATTCGGCTAATGCGGATCAGCAATCGAAGAAGCTTCTAGATGCATTAGTTAAGGTTGTGCTAGATGAGTTCTTCACCGTGCCTGAACAGACAGACTGGTATTTTGAACTTGTTTCTACGAAAGGTTATGTTGTGTTTCTTTGCTTCTTGCTTTGGAGCCTTGCAGTGTCCGTGGTATTCTTCTTTGGTTTGGGAGCGGAATCCTACTGTGGACCACCACcaacttga